One Tessaracoccus lacteus DNA window includes the following coding sequences:
- a CDS encoding protoporphyrinogen/coproporphyrinogen oxidase: MSRVTVVGGGLAGLLAAYRLLGRGHQVVLFESAPTPGGMIASIELAGLRVDSGAEAYATRGGNVAPLMAELGLEVAGPTGDPFVWWPTGSYPLATGVLGIPASRDDPALAALTDGERAVAAHDAELGSEVGADATTVGELVAARLGQAVVDKLVAPLTQGVYASDPARLSLAVAPALLPALASEGSLMAAVAKVRGPGAPSVQQPVGGMFRLIDVLTERVRELGGEIRLAMPVTALAPGARGGFVVTCRDGSSIDSDRVVLAAPAAVSLRLLAQLGVEAEVPAVKKARHVMLAVTTPVLRDDPVGSGVLMGTTAPSVSAKALTHYSAKWPWAREGTDVEVLRVSYPEHVFPTRSQAVADASALTGVGIDDADVVGLASLGWESMPVRIAPATRDHLLQAAAGVGVELVGAWLDGNGISTVVAGVERVTR; this comes from the coding sequence GTGAGCCGCGTCACGGTGGTCGGCGGCGGGCTGGCCGGCCTGCTCGCCGCGTACCGGCTCCTCGGCCGGGGACACCAGGTCGTGCTGTTCGAGTCCGCTCCGACGCCGGGCGGGATGATCGCGTCGATCGAGCTGGCCGGGCTCCGCGTCGACTCGGGGGCGGAGGCCTACGCCACGCGCGGCGGGAACGTCGCGCCGCTGATGGCCGAGCTCGGGCTCGAGGTCGCCGGACCGACGGGGGACCCCTTCGTCTGGTGGCCAACCGGCAGCTACCCCCTGGCCACAGGGGTGCTCGGCATCCCGGCGTCCCGCGACGACCCCGCGCTGGCGGCCCTGACCGACGGAGAACGCGCCGTCGCCGCCCACGACGCGGAACTCGGATCCGAGGTCGGGGCGGACGCCACGACCGTCGGCGAACTCGTCGCCGCCCGGCTCGGGCAGGCGGTCGTCGACAAGCTGGTCGCGCCGCTCACCCAGGGCGTCTACGCCAGTGACCCTGCTCGGTTGTCGCTGGCCGTGGCTCCGGCGCTGCTGCCTGCGCTCGCGTCCGAGGGGTCGCTGATGGCGGCGGTGGCGAAGGTCCGGGGACCCGGCGCGCCGTCGGTCCAGCAGCCCGTCGGAGGCATGTTCCGCCTGATCGACGTCCTCACCGAGCGGGTCCGGGAGCTGGGCGGCGAGATCCGCCTCGCGATGCCCGTGACGGCCCTCGCGCCCGGTGCCAGAGGCGGCTTCGTCGTCACCTGCCGCGACGGGTCGAGCATCGACAGCGACCGGGTCGTGCTCGCCGCGCCCGCGGCCGTGTCGCTGCGGCTCTTGGCCCAGCTGGGCGTCGAGGCGGAGGTCCCGGCCGTGAAGAAGGCCCGCCACGTCATGCTCGCCGTCACGACCCCCGTGCTGCGCGACGACCCCGTCGGGTCCGGGGTCCTGATGGGCACCACGGCTCCGTCGGTCAGCGCCAAGGCGCTGACGCACTACTCCGCCAAGTGGCCCTGGGCCCGCGAGGGCACCGACGTCGAGGTGCTGCGGGTGTCCTACCCGGAGCACGTTTTCCCAACCCGCTCGCAAGCCGTTGCAGATGCGTCCGCGCTGACCGGGGTCGGCATCGACGACGCCGATGTCGTGGGTCTCGCGTCGCTAGGGTGGGAATCGATGCCAGTGCGAATCGCCCCCGCCACGCGCGACCACCTGCTGCAGGCCGCAGCGGGGGTCGGCGTCGAGCTGGTGGGCGCCTGGCTGGACGGCAACGGCATCTCCACCGTCGTCGCGGGAGTGGAGCGGGTGACCAGATGA